The region GATCCCAGGAGCGGTAGAAGAACAAGCGTCCGTCTCTTATCTCAAAGTCACGACCCAGAACCATTTCGTTGCCCAAGTCCTGGCCGCCGTACTGCTGTTCCCACTCCCGCATCTTCTCAATGGAGGTCTGGTCAATGTACATACCCACTACTCCAAATACATTTGTATTTGGGTTCTTTCTTCTCAGCGCCTGAAAAGCCGCCTCAGCTCCATCGGCTGCAGGTGCAATCTCAGGAGTTGTGGTTGGAGTAGCCCAGGAGAAGTTGTTGGAGTACGTAACTTTTGTGTCTGATCCTCTTTTGCCAGATTTCGTGGTGATCAGGACTACACCCCAGGCACCTCTGGCACCATAGATAGAGGCAGAGGCAGCATCTTTCAGCACAGAGATCGACTCAATGTCCTCCGGGTTGATCATCTGTAGGCTAGGAATCTCCACGTTGTCCACTAAGATCAGCGGCTTTGCCCCTGGATTTCTCAGCGTTCCTGATATCCCGCGCAAAGTAATGTTAGGGTTTTGCCCGATTGCACCACTGGAAGTAGTGATGGTTAAGCCTGGTGTTGTACCCTGCAAAGCACGCGCCACGTCAGTAACCGGGCGTGACTCCAGCACTTTCGTGTCTACAGTAGACACAGCACCAGTCAGATTGGCCTTTTTCTGTGTACCGTAACCAACAACCACAACTTCCTCCAGTGCCTTGGCATCAGTCTGAAGCGCTACATCGATAGTTGAGGCATTACCCACTGTTCGCTCCTCCGGCTTCATGCCGATAAAAGAGAACACAAGCACATCGCTCGGCTCAATATTGTTAATTGAGTATTGGCCTGAAGCATCCGTGGTAGTTCCACGCGACTTGCCTTTAACGGTAACAGACACCCCCGGGAGTTCAAATTTATCCTCCTCGGATGTTACTGTTCCACTTACGGTTTTGCCTTGGGCAAAACCTTCTGCATGTAGCAGGAGCATACATAGCCCCCACAGAATACATCGTAAATATTTTTTCATGTTTGAGATAGGTTGATATTTGGGGGTGAAGATATATAATATTTTATATTCTATAATAATTTTAGAGATAATTTGTCGCTATAACATCGATTTTAGCATTTAAAGAAAGTATGCCATCACCCTCCTGCAACCATCTCTATAACATGCTAAATTAATTGAAATCAAAACTCATCTGCTCATAAGGCAATGTATTATCTGCTAACCAGGTACTATCACCAAGACTAATAACACAGAATAAAGAAGCACTCACTCAAATTTAATAAATAGAAAAATCCAATTTATCACTACATCTTCACTTCTAAAAACAAACGTGTGCGTAAAGTATAAAAAGGAGAGTGACTATTGTCAGTACAATTGCACCGGCAGATAAACTGGCTTTAGAAGGAGTGCCAACGGATTACGGCCTAACGAATCCAAAGTGTTTTTTTGGCCTTTGGCTTGAGGAGCATGAAAGAAAACGAGGGCTACAGTCGGGGCAGGCAGTCATATTACCATTTAGGCGCTGCGCGAAGGCTCAGGAGGCAACCCAGTCAGAGGCGCCTATGCTTTTAGTCGCTTTATCCTTTCGACAAACTGCTGCATGCGCTCGTAGTGGGAGCCTTTCCAATACACGCGGCTGCAGGAGGGGCAGCGGAAGAAGTCATGGAAGTATAGCCGTGTCTTGGGCGGCAGTTCGTCCAGCACCTCTTCCTTTGCCACCTCCTGCACCGGTACATTGCAGGCCAGGCAGCGCTCAAACGGGCTAAAGCTATCCTGCAGGCGAAAACGCCGGATCACCTCCTCCAGTTGCTCCTCGGTGTGCTGCGAGCGCAACCAGTAACCCCATGCGATGCTTTTCTGCTTCAGTAACCCTACATCGCGCGTCAGCACTACCCGCTGCTGTTGGGCAGCGATACGCGCAATCACATTATCCGAAAGGTCTGTCTGGTAGAAAGTGTCGAGGCCGAGCAGGCGCATGCTTTTGGCCAGCGTGCCCAGGTGCACGTCGAGTATAAAACGGTGCGGCGGCGGGTTACGTTCTTCAAAGGTATAACCGGCAGGCCACTCCTTCCCCGTCTCCACCGGGTATACTTCCACCGCATCGCCGGGCCGAAGCAAGTATGAAAATGCAACCAGCTTGTTATTTGCCAGCACCACATCCACTTCCGGGTGCGGCACGCCCATGGCCTCCATGGCATCTTTTATGGCAGGCGTGCCCTGGAAAGTAAAACGTATGGTTTTGCCCTTGCGGTGCTTGTTGAGAAAGTCGTTTAAAGCACCATGAAATCGAAACGTGGCCGCATGCTCTGGTAGTTTGCTCATACTTTGCTTTACGGCAGGCTAATAATTGGTTGTTCGTTGTTAGGGTTGCGATTATACCCCGAAGTATAAACCTCAAGTTGCGATTAACCCACCCCTGCCCCTCCAAGGAGGGGAACTTCGCAAAAGAGTAGGTGATTCCCCTCCTCGGAGGGGTTAGGGGTGGGTTTACACCTGCACATCATGAGTAGATCGCAACTTGGGTTATAAAGTAGAGTAATTTTTACCAGTGGAGAAAGACTTCCCTGCTTATCAAAGCTAGCCTCCGTTTCAGCACTTCATAAGACCTTGCACTCATCCTATACCAATAACTAGCAACTAATAACTAGCAACCATTTACGGGTAACTACTCCAGCAACTTGGGCAGCTGCTGCAGCAAGGTATACCCGCCGAGGCAGGCCATTACCAGCACCACCAGCACCCCAAAAACCGTGAGCAGCGGCGGGTGGCGGTACTCCCCAATAATAGCAGGCTTGTAAGCCGCAATAAGTATAACGGCCAGCGTGAGCGGCAAGATGAGTCCATTTAAGGCACCGGCCAGTATAAGCAGGCGTACCGGCTGACCTATCGTAACGAAAACGGCGGTGGACACAAGTATAAACCCGATGATCACCCAGTTCTCATACTTGCGGATAGTGCCGCTGAAGGACTTGACGAAGGACACGGAAGTATAAGCTGAGCCGATAACCGAGGTCACCGCTGCCGAGAGCATCACCAGCCCGAAAAGCCTGTAGCCCAGCTCGCCCGCTGCCAGCCGAAAAACGGAGGCAGGTGGATTCGCCGAATCCAGCACCAGCCCCTTGCTCACCACGCCCAGCGCCGCCAGAAACAGAAATATGCGAATAACGGAGGCCACGGTTATCCCTGAAACGGCACTTGTATTTACCTGCCGCAGCGATTCTTTACCTTTCACGCCGGCATCTAGCAAACGGTGGCCACCTGCAAAGGTGATATAGCCGCCCACAGTGCCACCCACCAGCGTCACGATAGCTAGCACATCCACCTCGTCGGGCAGAAAGGTCTTGGCCACGGCCTCCCCGACAGGCGGAGCGGAAGTAATGGCGACGTATACGATCAGCAGGATCATCAAAAAACCCATCACCTGCGCGAACCGGTCCATCACCTTACCGGCCTCGCGCACCAGGAAAACACCGACCGCCATGGCCGCGGCAAGTATAGCGCCCGTTTCCGGCGAAAAGCCCAGCAGCACATTAAAGCCGAGCCCGGCACCGCCCACATTGCCAATGTTAAAGGCCAGCCCACCCAGCACGATCAGGAAAGAGATAAAGGCGCCCAGCCCCGGCAGCACCAGGTTGGCGATGTCCTGTGCCCGCCGCTCCGACACCGCGATCACCCGCCACACGTTCAGCTGCACACCGATATCGAGGATGATGGAGACAAGTATAACGAAGCCGAAGCTGGCCGCCAGTTGCTGCGTGAAAACAGTCGTCTGCGTCAGGAAGCCGGGGCCGACGGCAGAGGTCGCCATCAGGAATGCCGCACCAAGCAAAACGCTCCAGTTCTTGTGTTTCATACGTGCTTAGGTGGCAGAGATGAGGATGCCCGCGGCGGTGAGGCATTCGCGGATGCGTTTGGCAAACGATAGCGCGTGCGGCCCATCCCCGTGGATGCAAATGGTTTCAGCCTTTATACTTACCTCCGCCCCCTGCTGCGACTGCACCTTGCCCTCCTTTACCATCCGCAGCACTTGCTGCACCGCCTGCTCCTGTTCGATAATAAAGGCATTTGGCTGGCGGCGCGGCGTGAGCGTGCCGTCCTGCTGATAGGTGCGGTCGGCGAAAACCTCGCTGGCGGTTCTAAGCCCATACTTCTCCCCTGCCTTTAGCAGCTCGCTTCCGGCCAGGCCGTAAAGTATAAGTTCTGCATCTACCCTAGCAACAGCATCCGCTATGGCCTCAGACAAGGCAGTGTTGGTTGCCGCCATATTATAAAGCGCGCCATGCGGCTTAACGTGGTGCAGCCTGGCACCCTCCGCTCTGGCAACGCCCATCAGCGCGCCCAACTGGTACACCACCATATCGTATACTTCCTCCGCCGACACCGCCATCTCCCTTCTGCCAAAACCTACCAAATCGGGCAGCCCCGGATGCGCCCCAATGGCCACGCCTTTCTCCAGCGCCAGCCGCACGGTTTTTTTCATGGTGGCCGGGTCACCGGCATGGAAGCCGCAGGCAATATTGGCAGAACTCACGAAGTCCAGAAGTTCGCTGTCGTTGCCCATTTGCCAGGCGCCGAAGCCCTCGCCCATGTCGCAGTTCAGGTCTACGGAGAGTTGATTCATACTTGGTTAAGCTTGTATAAAATGGCCTGCTGTAACGCCAGCATGCTTAATTCCTGTTGATAGAATAATCGCTGCGCCTCCTCCAGGCTAATATCCTCAAAGCTGATAACGCCACCCGGCTGCACCTGCGCCAGCTTCGGGAGGTCTGCAGTGATGACCTGGATTATGCGCGGGTAACCGCCCGTAGTCTGCGCATCGGCCATAAGTATAATGGGATTGCCCTGCTTTGGCACCTGCACCGTGCCAAAGCTCACGGCCGTGGAGAGCATTCCCCGCTCCTCCTCCAGCACCAGCATAGCCCCCTGCAGGCGGTAGCCCATCCTGTCCGACTGCGGCAGGAGTTTATACTTCTCCTGCCAGATATAACCGCGGCTGCTTTCCGAGAACCAGTTATACTCCAGGTTGCCCCTTGCCCGCAGCACCGGGTATTGCGCATAGGCTGGCAGCAGCTCCGGCTCCGGGCTCCACAGCGCCTCTGTAAAACTAGCTTCCTTTTTACCCTGCAGGAGCAGCGCACTCAGTATCTGTCTGTTTGTTTCTGATGATGCCCCAAGGTATAACTTGTCCCCGCTGCGAAGAGCACGCCCCTGCAGACCGCCGAGGCCGGCGTGCATGTACGTTGAGCAACTGCCCATCACCACCGGCACGTCAACCCCTCCGCCCACAGCCAGATAAGTATAGTTGCCATACCTGGGCTTGCCGAAGCGAAGTATACTTCCGGCCTTCACCAGCACCGGCCGCCACAGGCGCACGGGCTTGTCATTTATACTTGCTGACAGATCGGCTCCACCTAAGGCGATTATAGTATCCTGCTCAAACTCTATTTCCGGCCCCTGCATACTAATCTCCAGCGTTGCCGCTCCTTCAGCATTCCCCACCAGTAAATTAGCAATGCGCAGGGCCACTTTATCCATGGCGCCACCCACCACTACACCTTGCCGCTGGTAGCCGTAACGACCCAGGTCCTGCACGGTCGTGAGCAAGCCCGGCTTTCTTATTTTTAGTCCCATGCCTGCTCCTCCTCCATGACCAGGAATTCTTCCGGGGAAATCGGCACGAAACGCACTTCATCTCCTGCCTGCAGCAAACTCGGATTATCACGGCCAGGGTTGAAGAGTTGCAGCGGCGTGCGCCCGATCAGTTGCCAGCCGCCGGGGGTGCTGATGGAATAGACACCTGTCTGCGCCCCGGCAATACCCACGCTGCCGGCAGGTATACGGTTCCGTGGGTCGGCTTTTCGGGGTACGGAAAGGCGCACATCCATCCCGCCCAGGTAGGGAAAGCCAGGTGCAAACCCTATCATATAGACATGGTAAGTGCCGCTGCTATGGATCCGGACAACCTCATCTGTGCTCAACCCAGCATGCTCCGCCACCTCCTCCAGGTCAGGCCCGTAAATACCTCCGTACACCACGGGCAACTCCACCACGCGGGCAGGCTTGGTGTGGGTCTCCTGTACCTGCTCCACCAGAATGCCCAATTGTCGCACCACTTCACTGTAAGCATCCAGCTTGCCCTGCTGGCTCAGCACCCAGGGGTCATAGTACACGGTGAGGGAAGTAAAAGCGGGCACGAACTCCACCAATCCGGCAAAAGGCTGCTGCTCCAATGCCTGCGCCACGGCCAGGATGCGGCGATGTATGTCAGGGCTGATGGTTTCCCCAAAAAGCAGCGCCACGGCATTGTCGCCGAGGGGGCACAGGAGGAGCGGCGGATTTTGGAGGATCTCAGGCATAGAACATGTATACTTGGCGCTACGGCTGCGGGTTCAGGTAGAGTTCTTTGTTCCGGAGCGGCACCAGGGCCAGCACCACCGCCTGCTCGTATAGCTCGCGCCGGTCTACCACATTATGGGTAAGTATGCCAATGGCGCCGCCCTTCTGCTTGGAGTTGGAGTGGCTGAAGATACGATCGTTGGCCTCGCCAAGCTCTACCCCCTGCTCCACCAGCTTCCGCACTTTCTGGGGCAGGAAAAACGTGCCGGATCGCGCTTTGCCCATCTGCTCGTTATCCTGCACCACCACCCAGGCGAAGGTAGCCAAGTCGCCTCCGATTACCTCTACGCCGCCTTCCAGCCCAATCCAGAAATCGGCGTCCGGCTGCAGTGCTTTCGCGTTGGCTACACGGTTCAGCGCCCCCTGCAGCGTTTCCTGCTCCGTCATGGGCTGGTCGGCCACGCCGGAGGGCACACTCGCTGGCTCAGGGATAAACTTGGACTCCGGGAACATACGCTGCAACCCATCCAGCGCGGCGTTTACCTTCACCGGGTTCGTGGAGGCAATCACTACGGTATATGTTTTGTGTTCCATGATCAATTTAAAGTATAAGTTCAATCTCTCTTTTTTGTCATCCTGCAAGGATCTTGTGGGCCAGTAGTGATAGCTTAACCTCCCGAGGGAAGGGGCCCTCCCTTCCACCAAGTTTCTTAACAGAATGACAGTAATTTTGAGCCTGTTTTACTAGAATGAACCCACCCCTACCCCTCCGAGGAGGGGAATTCATACTTGTATACTTTTCTAACTCCCGAACTCTCTAACTCCTAAACTCCCCTACTCTCCAACATTAATAAGTATATTTGAAAAGTATGAAAAAGAGAAACAGAAACCTACTCCTGGCAGGCATCGCTTTGCTCAGCGCAGGCTCCTTGGCCTCCTGCAGCAACACTATTCCTGCTTCAGAGCCCATACCCGTAGAAACCGGCGTATCCAAGGAACTGGCCGATTACCGCAAGCAGGTGCTCAGCCGCATCGCCTACGACATCAGCCTGCAGATCCCGGAGCAGAAGCAGCAGCCTATTCTTGGTTACGAGACTATTACCTTTCGCCTCTCCGACAACAGCCGCCCGCTGCAGCTCGACTTTAAAGAGGCCCCCGACCACCTGAAACAAGTATGGCTGAACGGCAAGCAACTGGAGGCGAAGCTAGAGAACGAGCACATCCTCCTGCCAGCCAAAGCTCTTAAGGTTGGGGAGAATGAGGTAAAGGTAGAGTTTATCGCCGGGGACTTGTCGTTGAACCGAAACGAGGAATACCTGTATACCTTGCTGGTGCCCGACCGCGCCCGCACCGTGCTGCCCGTGTTCGACCAACCCAACCTGAAAGCCACCTTCAAGCTTAGTTTAACACTTCCCAAAGACTGGAACGCGTTAGCGAATGGAGCACTGGTAGACTCTACGGTGGCAGAGAACAGCAAAAGCTATACTTTCGCTATTTCTGATACCATCCCTACTTACCTGTTTTCGTTTGCGGCGGGTAAGTTCAAGCATGTGCAGCGCGACATGAGGGGCACCACCATGCACTTTTACCACCGCGAAACCGATCAGGCCAAGCTACGCGAAAGCATGGACCCGATCTTCCAGCTCCACAGCGATGCGCTGGTTTTTCTGGAGGAGTATACACAGATCCCTTACCCTTTCCAGAAGTTCGATTTCGTGGCAATTCCGGACTTTCAGTATGGCGGCATGGAGCATGTGGGCGCGATCCAGTACAAAGCTTCCACTCTGTTTCTGGATGAGACGGCAACGAAGGACGAGAAAATCGCCCGCTCCAACCTTATCGCGCACGAAACGGCCCACATGTGGTTCGGCGACCTGGTAACGATGCAATGGTTCGATGATGTGTGGATGAAGGAGGTGTTCGCCAATTTTATGGCTGATAAGGTAACGCAGGTGGCGCTGGAGAACACCAACTATGACATGAAGTTTTTGGTAGACCACTTCCCCGCCGCCTACAGCATCGACCGCACTTCCGGGGCTAACCCTATCCGCCAGCCGCTGGACAACCTGCAGGATGCCGGCTCGCTCTACGGGGGCATCATCTACCACAAAGCCCCCATTATGATGCGCCAGCTGGAGCGCCTGATGGGTGAGGATGAACTGCGCAAAGGACTGCAGGAATACCTGAAAACCTACGCCTTTCAAAACGCCACCTGGCCCGACCTCATCAAAATACTGGATGCCCGCACCCCTACCGACCTGCAACAGTGGAACCAGGTCTGGGTGAACGAGCCGGGACGGCCTGTTTTTACGCATGAACTGAAGGCCCGCAACGGCAAAATCGAGCAGCTGCGCGTGTCACAGAAAGGCGAAGACGGCTCTGACAGGGTATGGCCGCAGTTCTTCGAAATAGCGCTGGTGTACCCCGACCGGATGGAAGAGCTGACGGTGGACATGACGAACGAGGATGTGGTGGTGGAGACAGCCGCAGGCAAAGAGGTGCCGCAGTTCATCCTTTTCAACTCCACGGGGCAGGGCTACGGCGTGTTTCCGGTGGATGAGGCGATGCTGCAGCGGCTGTATACTTTGCAGGACCCAGTACAGCGCGCGTCGGCTTACATCAACCTCTACGAGAACATGCTCAACGGCCGCAGCCTTACCCCACAACAACTCCTCAGTTTCTACCAAAAAGGGCTGACACAGGAGCAGGAGGAGCTGAACATTAAGCTGCTTACCGGGCAGCTAAGCGATCTGTACTGGGTTTTCCTTTCGCCGGCACAACGCCAGCAACAGGCGGCGCAACTGGAGCAGCATGTGTGGCAGGCACTGCAGCAGCACCAGGCGCCAAACGTGAAAAAGCTGCTCTTCAAGACCTACCAAAGTGTAGCCACCTCCAAAGAAGCGCAGGACAGGTTGTACCAGGTATGGCAAAAGCAGGAGCCGCCTACTGGTGTCAAATTGAATGAAGATGATTATACTTCGCTGGCACTTGCCCTGGCCGTGCGCGACTATCCGGCACAAAGTATACTGCAGCAGCAACTGACCCGCATCCAGAACCCTGACCGAAAAAAACGGCTGGAGTTCCTCATGCCAGCGCTGTCTGCTGATGTGCAGGTGCGGGATGCGTTTTTCGCGTCACTTAAAGATGCCGAGAACCGGGAGAAAGAGTCCTGGGTAGCCTCAGCCTTGGGTTACCTGCACCACCCGCTGCGTGCTCAGACTTCTGAGAAGTACCTGCCCCAAAGCCTGGAGCTGCTGGCCGAAATCCAGCGCACGGGCGATATTTTCTTTCCCTTTAACTGGCTCCGCGCCACTTTAGGCTCCTACCAAACCACCACAGCAGCCCAGGTCGTTCGCGATTTTCTGAAGGCAAACCAAAACTATAACCCAAAGCTTAAAGCCAAAATCCTGCAGGCTTCCGACGATCTGTTCCGGGCGGAGAAGCTGGTGCAACAGCAGTAAATCAATCAAACCTCGCGGCGTCTTTAAGCCCCGCGAGTGTCTAGGTTTTAGCGTGGCAATGGCTATGAGTACGAACAGTCACCGGTTTTACAAACATGATGCGCTCTTTTGAAAAAAGAAAAGCCCCTCCGTTTCCGGAGGGGCTTTTTAAACGTTATACTTCGAGTAGATTACACCAGTATTCTCACCGGGTTCTCCAGCAGGTTCTTGAACGTCTGCAGGAAGGCGGAGCCTACCGCGCCATCCACCACGCGGTGGTCACAAGATAGGGTAACCTTCATCACGTTGCCGATCTGGATGTTACCGTTCTTCACAACCGGTGTTTGCTTGATGCCTCCCACAGCCATGATGCAGGCATCCGGCGGGTTGATGATGGCGGTGAACTCTTCGATGCCGAACATGCCCAGGTTGGAGATGGTAAACGTGTTTCCTTCCCAGTCGGACGGCTGCAGCTTCTTGCTCTTTGCTTTACCGCCCAAATCTTTCACCTCGGCAGAGATGGCAGAGAGCGACTTGTAGTCCGCGTTGCGAACAACCGGTACCAGCAGGCCTTCTTCTACCGCTACGGCCACACCAATGTTGATGTGCTTGTTGTAGCGGATCTTATCGCCCAGCCAGGAGGAGTTAACCGCCGGATGCTGACGCAGGGCCGCAGCAGCGGCTTTGATGACCAGGTCGTTGAAGGATACCTTCACCGGAGATACTTCGTTGATGCTGGCGCGTGCCTCGATGGCTTTGTCCATATCGATCTCCATGGTCAGGTAGAAGTGCGGAGCGGAGAACTTGCTCTCGGCCAGACGGCGGGCAATTACCTTGCGCATCTGCGATACGTTCACCTCTTCGTAAGCCTCGGCTGGAGCACCCGGTATGGCAGTGCTGGCCTGAGGGGCAGCAGCCTGCGGCGCAGCGGCTTTCTGCGGTGCGGCAGACGGCGTGAAGCTCTCCACGTCGCGCAGCACAATGCGGCCATTCTCGCCTGTACCTTTTATCTGGCTCAGGTTAAAGCCTTTCTCTTTGGCCACGCGCTTGGCCAGCGGCGAAGCCTTGATGCGGCCATTCTCAGAGGCAGCAGCGGTTTCTTCGCCGGCAGTGTCGGTTACGTTTGTTTCCTGTACTTTCTCTGACGTTGTCGCGTCTACGCCGGCCTCGATGGCCTCGTCTGTCTGGGCGTTCTCCTCGCGCTCCTGCGTGTTGGACGAAGCCGCTTCCAGCAGTGCTTTGTAGTCCGCGCCTTCCTCTCCGATAATGGCGATGATGGCGTCAATGGCCACGGAGTCGCCTTCTTTCACGCCCGTATACAGCAGTGTTCCGTCTTCGTAGGACTCCAGTTCCATGGTGGCCTTGTCGGTTTCCACTTCTGCCAGCACATCTCCGGACTTCACTTTGTCGCCTTGCTTCTTCTGCCAGCTCACCAGCACCCCTTCGGTCATGGTGTCGCTCATTTTCGGCATGCGGATAACGGAGGCCTTGATATTGCTCGTGTCAACGGCGGTTTTGGCTGGTGCCTCTTCTTTGGCAACGGCAGGCTTGGTTTCTTCTTTCTTCGGCTCAGGCTTCTCCTCTTTCTTTTCTGCCTTGGCAGCCGGAGCGCCGCCGCCTTTTACCTCGCTCAGCAGGCCGGAAATGTCCTCGCCTTCCTTGCCAATAATCGCGATGACGGCATCCACCGGTACAGAATCCCCCTTTTTGGGGCCGATGTACAGCAGTGTTCCGTCTTCGTAGGACTCCAGCTCCATGGTGGCCTTGTCGGTTTCCACTTCTGCCAGGATATCGCCGGCGCTTACCTTATCGCCCTCTTTTTTCAACCAAGATGCAATCACCCCCTCCGTCATCGTGTCGCTCATCTTGGGCATTTTTATAACTTCAGCCATAAATTTCGTGTTGTTTATTCGCCCAATAGGTCTTGTATGATCCGCCCAAAATTAGATTTAAAAATATTTTATTCAAACTAAGTATGCATACAAATGATTTTACCGCCACCGGATACTTTACCGCTGCCCTACTTTAGCCTGCATACTGCTCCGGCAAGCAAGTTACGCAAACAAGCTTAATATCTAAAGTTTCGGCACCTTACTTCTGTGTTATACCTTCGGGAGGCTACTGCAGGTGCGCCACATCGCAGTACTTTTTAACGGCAAACATACTTCCGGTGTAGTCCAGCTGGTAAAGGCAGAGGTTCTGGTGCCTGAACTCATCCATGCAGCGCAAGGGGTAGCGCAGCAGTTGGCACAGCAAAATGCGCATGGCCCGGCCGTGCATGCACACGAGAATGGTTTCCTCCTCCGGCCTGCTGAGCATTAAATCTATAAAAGGCTGCTGCCGCTCAAAAACCAGCTGCGGGCTCTCGCCTCCCTCTATGCAGATTTCGGTATTGCCATCGCACCAGGTCTGCAGGATGCCGTGGTAGTAGGCGTCCTCTTCCGGAGTGATGCGGGTGCCCTCGCGGGTGCCCCAGTTTATTTCGTTCAGACCGGTGTGCTGCTCGTGGGGAATCCCCAGGTCGATGAATTGCTGCACCGACTGAATGCTGCGCTGCAGCGTGGAAGTATACACTTTATCGAACTTCACGTCCTTATACTTCTCGTAAAACAGGGCTGCCTGCCGCTGCCCCTCCGCATTCAGCACGGAGTCAACGCCGCTGCCCTGCACAATACTTTGCTGGTTATAGTCTGTCTGCCCGTGGCGGATGAGGTATACTTTCTTAATACTCAAAATTCTTCTACTTTTGCCTACTTACATAAATCAGCGCGAATTTAGGCATCTCAGCGGATGGATAAAAATACAGATACGGTAGAGCGTGTAAAACAGTGGTGCCAGAACACCATGATCGAACACCTGGGCATCGAAATTACGGAAGTGGGCGCCGACTACCTGTGCGGCAAAATGCCCGTGGACCAGCGTACGCACCAGCCCATGGGCCTGCTGCACGGCGGGGCCTCGGTGGTGCTGGCCGAGTCGCTGGCAAGTATGGGGGCGGCCCTTCAGGTAGATTTAACAAAAAAGGCCTGCGTTGGTTTAGAGATCAATGCCAACCACCTGCGCAGTGCCCGCGAGGGCTGGGTGTACGGCAGGGCCACCCCAATTCATGTAGGCCGGAGCACGCAGGTTTGGGAGACCCGGATCACCAACGAGGAAGGCGATCTGGTGTGCATCAGTCGCATGACCGTGGCCGTAATCGATAAAAAATAAACCGGCTATACTTGCCAAAAGGAGCGACTATGAGGGGTGAGCAAACCCAGAAGTATACTTTAGAACAGATTTTCCGAGCAGCCATCGCCGGGCAAAAGGCGGTGGCTGTCTGGCGCCTGCCCTTTTCCGATAAGCTGCAGGCCTGCGTGCAACTGGGACAGCAATTCACGACCGGGCAACCGCAACTCGAAACCAGCCCCTTCGGCTTCTTCTTTTGCCCTTTCCAGGTATCAGCACAGGACCGGAACCTCTTTATAAAGGGCGATCTATACTTCGACGGGGAAACCCTGACGCCTGCAGCCGAGGTTCCACAGCCGCAGTTGCAGGCATTTTACGCCTTGCTGCGGGAGGCACCAGGTATAAACGGCTGGCATACTTCCGCCAGCACAGAAAATCATACTTTCCAGACCGAGCAGGGATTTACCACTGCAGTACGGAAGGCGGTGGAACGTATAAAGGCGGAGGAGATGGAGAAGGTGGTGCTGTCGCGAAACGACCGGGAGCCGCTGCCAGAGAGCTTCTCGCCGGTGGCAGCCTTTAAGACGATGGTGGCCACTTACCCGCGGGCCTTCGTGTCGCTGGTGTCGGTACCGGGTGTGGGCACCTGGA is a window of Pontibacter kalidii DNA encoding:
- a CDS encoding M1 family metallopeptidase, giving the protein MKKRNRNLLLAGIALLSAGSLASCSNTIPASEPIPVETGVSKELADYRKQVLSRIAYDISLQIPEQKQQPILGYETITFRLSDNSRPLQLDFKEAPDHLKQVWLNGKQLEAKLENEHILLPAKALKVGENEVKVEFIAGDLSLNRNEEYLYTLLVPDRARTVLPVFDQPNLKATFKLSLTLPKDWNALANGALVDSTVAENSKSYTFAISDTIPTYLFSFAAGKFKHVQRDMRGTTMHFYHRETDQAKLRESMDPIFQLHSDALVFLEEYTQIPYPFQKFDFVAIPDFQYGGMEHVGAIQYKASTLFLDETATKDEKIARSNLIAHETAHMWFGDLVTMQWFDDVWMKEVFANFMADKVTQVALENTNYDMKFLVDHFPAAYSIDRTSGANPIRQPLDNLQDAGSLYGGIIYHKAPIMMRQLERLMGEDELRKGLQEYLKTYAFQNATWPDLIKILDARTPTDLQQWNQVWVNEPGRPVFTHELKARNGKIEQLRVSQKGEDGSDRVWPQFFEIALVYPDRMEELTVDMTNEDVVVETAAGKEVPQFILFNSTGQGYGVFPVDEAMLQRLYTLQDPVQRASAYINLYENMLNGRSLTPQQLLSFYQKGLTQEQEELNIKLLTGQLSDLYWVFLSPAQRQQQAAQLEQHVWQALQQHQAPNVKKLLFKTYQSVATSKEAQDRLYQVWQKQEPPTGVKLNEDDYTSLALALAVRDYPAQSILQQQLTRIQNPDRKKRLEFLMPALSADVQVRDAFFASLKDAENREKESWVASALGYLHHPLRAQTSEKYLPQSLELLAEIQRTGDIFFPFNWLRATLGSYQTTTAAQVVRDFLKANQNYNPKLKAKILQASDDLFRAEKLVQQQ
- a CDS encoding pyruvate dehydrogenase complex dihydrolipoamide acetyltransferase — encoded protein: MAEVIKMPKMSDTMTEGVIASWLKKEGDKVSAGDILAEVETDKATMELESYEDGTLLYIGPKKGDSVPVDAVIAIIGKEGEDISGLLSEVKGGGAPAAKAEKKEEKPEPKKEETKPAVAKEEAPAKTAVDTSNIKASVIRMPKMSDTMTEGVLVSWQKKQGDKVKSGDVLAEVETDKATMELESYEDGTLLYTGVKEGDSVAIDAIIAIIGEEGADYKALLEAASSNTQEREENAQTDEAIEAGVDATTSEKVQETNVTDTAGEETAAASENGRIKASPLAKRVAKEKGFNLSQIKGTGENGRIVLRDVESFTPSAAPQKAAAPQAAAPQASTAIPGAPAEAYEEVNVSQMRKVIARRLAESKFSAPHFYLTMEIDMDKAIEARASINEVSPVKVSFNDLVIKAAAAALRQHPAVNSSWLGDKIRYNKHINIGVAVAVEEGLLVPVVRNADYKSLSAISAEVKDLGGKAKSKKLQPSDWEGNTFTISNLGMFGIEEFTAIINPPDACIMAVGGIKQTPVVKNGNIQIGNVMKVTLSCDHRVVDGAVGSAFLQTFKNLLENPVRILV
- a CDS encoding histidine phosphatase family protein, giving the protein MSIKKVYLIRHGQTDYNQQSIVQGSGVDSVLNAEGQRQAALFYEKYKDVKFDKVYTSTLQRSIQSVQQFIDLGIPHEQHTGLNEINWGTREGTRITPEEDAYYHGILQTWCDGNTEICIEGGESPQLVFERQQPFIDLMLSRPEEETILVCMHGRAMRILLCQLLRYPLRCMDEFRHQNLCLYQLDYTGSMFAVKKYCDVAHLQ
- a CDS encoding PaaI family thioesterase, yielding MDKNTDTVERVKQWCQNTMIEHLGIEITEVGADYLCGKMPVDQRTHQPMGLLHGGASVVLAESLASMGAALQVDLTKKACVGLEINANHLRSAREGWVYGRATPIHVGRSTQVWETRITNEEGDLVCISRMTVAVIDKK